A stretch of Bordetella genomosp. 13 DNA encodes these proteins:
- the lspA gene encoding signal peptidase II: MADTKEAPRAPLARWLGLAALIIVFDQATKLYFENAFAYGQRLNVLPIFDFTLMYNRGAAFSFLASEEGWQRWLFTVLGIGAAVVITWLLRRTHGQPRFCLALTLIMGGALGNVIDRVAYGHVIDFLLFYWRDWYYPAFNVADVAITCGAVLLVLDEILRARKARAASA; encoded by the coding sequence ATGGCCGATACCAAAGAAGCCCCCCGCGCCCCGCTGGCACGCTGGCTCGGCCTGGCCGCACTCATCATCGTGTTCGATCAGGCCACCAAGCTGTATTTCGAAAACGCCTTCGCGTACGGGCAGCGCCTGAACGTGCTGCCCATCTTCGACTTCACGCTGATGTACAACCGCGGCGCGGCCTTCAGTTTCCTGGCCTCCGAGGAAGGCTGGCAGCGCTGGCTGTTCACGGTGCTGGGCATAGGCGCGGCCGTGGTCATCACCTGGCTGCTGCGCCGTACGCACGGCCAGCCGCGCTTCTGCCTCGCCCTGACGCTGATCATGGGCGGCGCGCTGGGCAACGTGATCGACCGCGTGGCTTACGGCCACGTCATCGACTTCCTGCTCTTCTACTGGCGCGACTGGTACTATCCGGCCTTCAACGTGGCCGACGTGGCGATCACGTGCGGCGCGGTCTTGCTGGTGCTGGACGAGATCCTGCGCGCCCGCAAGGCACGCGCGGCGAGCGCGTAG